One part of the Arcanobacterium phocisimile genome encodes these proteins:
- a CDS encoding mechanosensitive ion channel family protein has protein sequence MTFLDFPQILINSVDDSPATPVSEKTEAVVEATVDVLSFVGGTLAGVAVGVVATIVVMSISHMFARWYKYYEPIHATISRPVVIVLATLGGWIGFQTVLDSIKTDDAPGWLSWLSHSFLILFIIVVAGFVVALVNGLVKSIYLRMEVSSEERASRIETQVQVIHRVISAVIWVVACGAILLTFPAARTAGTSILASAGILSVVAGLAAQSVLGDVFAGVQLAFSDSMRVGDIVLFNDEMTTVEEITLTYVVLAVWDGRRIMVPSSKMTAEPFENWTRRSPEMMGIVEWHVDWTIPIQQARKQLEHLLQSTDLWDGRIGILQISEATNGLIMMRAIVSGQNAGALIDLRHYLREAMVEWIQNEAPQAIPHYRRIVDDAPNFDDVSEATRQRVDERLAASAPAYKPDKAVVDTASTTVISREELEKFARTPIAQRVGDDEFQLGANSEEFVVVPAEDDGKPAGYQSAIFHGSEEANKRAEQYSGPGEDAYEERNRKIEQTANIAKYDDAGHGHEDAGHGHTDQGE, from the coding sequence ATGACATTTTTGGATTTTCCGCAGATACTCATCAATAGCGTCGACGATTCCCCTGCAACGCCCGTCTCTGAGAAAACAGAAGCGGTGGTTGAAGCGACGGTTGACGTCCTCAGTTTTGTTGGCGGAACTCTCGCAGGAGTGGCGGTAGGCGTTGTCGCCACGATCGTGGTTATGTCTATCAGCCACATGTTTGCTCGCTGGTACAAGTACTATGAGCCGATCCACGCAACGATCAGCCGCCCAGTAGTAATCGTTTTAGCAACCCTCGGTGGGTGGATTGGTTTCCAAACCGTCCTCGACTCCATCAAAACTGACGACGCTCCCGGCTGGTTGAGCTGGCTTAGCCATTCGTTTTTGATTTTATTTATCATCGTCGTCGCTGGTTTCGTCGTAGCCCTAGTAAACGGGTTAGTAAAGTCAATCTATCTCCGCATGGAAGTTTCCTCCGAAGAACGAGCCAGCCGGATCGAAACCCAAGTCCAGGTTATCCACCGGGTCATATCCGCTGTTATTTGGGTAGTCGCCTGCGGTGCAATCTTACTGACATTCCCAGCAGCTAGAACAGCAGGAACATCCATCCTAGCGTCCGCGGGAATCCTCTCCGTAGTAGCCGGCTTAGCAGCGCAATCTGTACTCGGTGATGTTTTTGCCGGCGTGCAGTTAGCCTTCTCTGATTCGATGAGGGTCGGTGACATCGTCCTATTCAACGACGAAATGACAACCGTCGAAGAAATTACTCTCACCTACGTCGTCCTCGCAGTGTGGGACGGGCGGCGCATCATGGTTCCGTCATCGAAAATGACAGCAGAACCTTTCGAAAATTGGACTCGCCGTTCCCCGGAAATGATGGGAATCGTCGAATGGCATGTAGATTGGACCATTCCGATCCAACAAGCCCGTAAACAACTCGAGCACCTACTCCAGTCCACAGACTTATGGGACGGACGCATCGGAATCCTGCAAATCTCCGAAGCCACTAATGGGCTGATCATGATGCGTGCAATCGTCTCTGGACAAAACGCTGGAGCACTTATCGATTTGCGGCACTACCTGCGTGAAGCAATGGTCGAGTGGATTCAAAACGAGGCACCACAAGCAATACCGCACTATCGTCGAATCGTCGATGATGCTCCCAACTTCGACGATGTCAGTGAAGCGACCCGGCAACGGGTAGATGAACGTTTGGCGGCAAGCGCTCCAGCTTACAAACCTGATAAAGCAGTTGTTGATACGGCGTCGACAACCGTCATTTCGCGCGAAGAATTAGAAAAATTTGCCCGTACTCCGATAGCCCAACGCGTGGGTGATGACGAGTTCCAATTGGGTGCAAACTCCGAAGAGTTCGTCGTCGTCCCCGCAGAAGACGATGGAAAACCAGCAGGATATCAGTCGGCGATCTTCCACGGATCTGAAGAAGCGAACAAACGAGCCGAACAGTATTCCGGGCCAGGAGAAGATGCCTATGAAGAGCGTAACCGCAAGATAGAACAGACTGCTAATATTGCAAAATACGACGACGCCGGACACGGCCATGAAGATGCCGGCCACGGCCACACAGACCAAGGAGAATGA
- the msrB gene encoding peptide-methionine (R)-S-oxide reductase MsrB — protein sequence MGYVDKTPEHTENIEYKLDKSPEEWRNLLSDMEFFVLREAGTERPGTGELLYENRAGMYHCKACDAELFSSETKFDSHCGWPSFYDPDEKGAVVYIEDRSLAPRVRTEVRCANCGSHLGHVFNDSPETPTGLRYCMNSVALRFEPGSGKN from the coding sequence ATGGGTTACGTTGATAAGACCCCAGAACATACTGAAAATATCGAGTACAAGCTCGATAAATCGCCAGAAGAATGGCGAAACCTGCTCTCGGATATGGAATTCTTCGTCCTTCGCGAAGCTGGTACCGAGCGCCCAGGAACTGGTGAACTGCTCTACGAAAACCGCGCTGGAATGTATCACTGTAAAGCCTGTGACGCGGAGCTGTTCTCGTCAGAGACAAAGTTCGATTCCCACTGCGGCTGGCCATCCTTCTACGATCCCGACGAAAAAGGAGCGGTTGTCTACATTGAAGATCGTTCCCTCGCGCCACGCGTTCGAACCGAAGTGCGGTGTGCTAACTGTGGTTCGCACTTAGGTCATGTCTTTAATGATTCGCCCGAAACCCCGACTGGGTTGCGTTACTGCATGAACTCAGTGGCTTTGCGATTCGAGCCAGGATCAGGCAAGAACTGA
- a CDS encoding EamA family transporter yields MGRTFFGSLVWFPVAFPHLGPIFTAGRIFGLVVVVALLASVTPYVMDAVIMRRLSAPTFALLHSLLPATSLLIGLIILRQVPTIGELSGLVFITVAVALVGFQPVRRRKAHPPSAS; encoded by the coding sequence GTGGGGCGTACCTTTTTTGGCTCGCTAGTATGGTTTCCAGTTGCATTTCCGCACTTAGGGCCGATTTTTACTGCCGGGCGTATTTTCGGGCTAGTCGTGGTGGTGGCGTTATTGGCATCGGTAACTCCGTATGTGATGGATGCAGTAATTATGCGCCGGTTAAGTGCTCCAACGTTTGCGTTACTTCATTCCCTGTTACCAGCAACATCACTGTTAATAGGGTTGATTATTTTGCGCCAAGTTCCAACTATCGGAGAACTATCGGGTCTGGTTTTCATTACGGTTGCTGTGGCGTTGGTTGGTTTTCAGCCGGTTCGACGGCGGAAAGCGCATCCACCATCGGCTTCTTAA
- a CDS encoding endonuclease/exonuclease/phosphatase family protein — translation MAVRCATLNLEHGRPAQKAIRDDVDVDRQFAEAVTQLRQVSPDILTVQEADGPTRARLTRPHSQHAGHVETLGRWLHMQHVYAPSAFGYGVGILSAYPIRAARYLRLPPIVKPIYRTDDGLMKIRWPEPRVALYGLVETPDGLLLVGTTHLDIDQNSAPRQLEIVIGGFVVAARAWGVSPTHTPMLLTGDMNLRPDAVRDALDEIPKTMTFPHTVLASAPTYPHAKPRWQIDHILGYRIASQRSHSLSTAISDHVGLVVEVVLR, via the coding sequence ATGGCAGTTCGCTGTGCCACGCTCAACCTCGAGCACGGCAGACCAGCACAGAAAGCGATACGTGACGATGTCGACGTCGATCGACAATTTGCCGAAGCGGTCACACAGCTCAGACAAGTGAGTCCCGATATTCTCACTGTGCAAGAAGCTGACGGTCCAACCCGCGCCCGACTAACTCGCCCACACAGCCAGCATGCTGGGCATGTGGAAACTTTAGGACGATGGCTTCACATGCAGCACGTCTATGCCCCGTCTGCTTTCGGGTATGGCGTCGGCATCTTGAGTGCTTATCCGATCCGGGCGGCTCGATATTTGCGATTACCGCCTATCGTCAAACCGATATATCGCACCGACGACGGTTTGATGAAGATACGCTGGCCCGAACCGCGTGTTGCGTTATATGGCCTCGTAGAAACCCCAGATGGGTTGCTACTGGTAGGAACCACCCACCTAGATATCGATCAAAATTCTGCCCCACGGCAGTTAGAGATCGTTATTGGTGGGTTTGTGGTTGCTGCTCGAGCATGGGGTGTGTCACCGACTCACACGCCGATGTTGCTTACTGGGGATATGAATCTGCGACCTGACGCTGTTAGAGATGCACTGGATGAGATTCCAAAAACTATGACGTTCCCGCACACGGTCCTGGCATCTGCACCAACATACCCACACGCAAAACCACGCTGGCAGATCGATCATATACTTGGCTATCGGATAGCTTCTCAACGCTCGCATTCGTTAAGTACGGCAATATCGGACCATGTGGGACTCGTTGTTGAAGTAGTTCTCAGGTAA
- a CDS encoding inorganic phosphate transporter — translation MVTSTILIVGLVIVIAFAFDFTNGFHDAANAIATSVATRALAPRTALIMAAVMNFIGALLGTGVAETIGSGIVDIDGVENNVALFVVLSGLVGAVIWNLITWWLGLPSSSSHALIGGLAGAGLAASISVQWMVIGEKVVLPMFISPVVGFVLAYVLMTLVIRICANFAYRPTMRKFRYAQTVSAAATALGHGLQDAQKTMGVVVLALVAGGFHEGHEVPMWVKLGAATAISLGTYSGGWRIMKTLGSKIIDLDPSQGFVAESVASSVLYTTAFLYHAPISTTHTITSAIMGAGATKRLSAVRWSVTKSIVGAWFLTMPAAAIVSALFYAVFHFLFI, via the coding sequence ATGGTTACTTCTACTATCCTGATCGTGGGACTAGTGATCGTCATTGCGTTCGCATTTGATTTCACTAACGGTTTCCACGACGCGGCGAATGCAATCGCTACATCAGTTGCTACTCGCGCCCTGGCACCACGTACTGCTCTGATTATGGCGGCTGTAATGAACTTTATTGGCGCATTGCTTGGAACAGGAGTTGCTGAGACTATTGGATCTGGCATCGTCGATATCGACGGGGTCGAGAACAATGTGGCATTATTCGTTGTACTTTCAGGCTTGGTCGGTGCCGTTATCTGGAATCTGATCACGTGGTGGCTTGGTTTGCCTTCTTCGTCATCTCATGCGCTTATTGGCGGTTTGGCTGGTGCTGGGTTAGCTGCATCTATCTCCGTGCAGTGGATGGTCATTGGTGAGAAAGTCGTCTTACCGATGTTCATTTCGCCAGTTGTCGGTTTCGTTTTAGCTTACGTTTTAATGACGCTGGTTATTCGCATATGTGCTAATTTTGCATACCGCCCAACAATGCGCAAGTTCCGTTACGCTCAAACAGTTTCTGCTGCTGCTACCGCACTGGGGCACGGCCTGCAAGATGCCCAGAAAACAATGGGCGTTGTGGTTCTTGCTTTGGTTGCGGGTGGTTTTCATGAGGGTCACGAAGTGCCGATGTGGGTCAAGCTGGGTGCAGCTACTGCAATTTCGCTGGGAACATATTCCGGTGGCTGGCGGATCATGAAAACGCTGGGGTCGAAGATTATTGACCTTGACCCATCTCAAGGTTTCGTAGCCGAATCAGTCGCTTCATCGGTTCTCTACACGACTGCATTCCTCTACCACGCTCCTATTTCCACCACGCACACAATCACGTCGGCCATTATGGGTGCGGGAGCAACGAAGCGGCTTTCAGCTGTGCGGTGGTCAGTGACGAAGTCAATCGTGGGTGCATGGTTCCTTACGATGCCTGCAGCTGCTATTGTTTCGGCGCTTTTCTACGCAGTTTTCCATTTCTTGTTTATCTAG
- a CDS encoding PKD domain-containing protein, translated as MKSITKKLFAGFVALSASLFTASPALADTSHQDEKYLTLTLIGDSYTAGNGAGQYYGPAEAYRSMRNWGHVYADKLNAQGVHTTVHNLAESGQVTQGVLDNQISKVPSDSDIVLFTVGGNDIDFQSIITGCFGGTWIGNSSYDNCSAALKHAQDLLPQTFANVETILEQLSAKLSPDAQIVMVGYPLLSTEGEYILDNSGWFSSATKSIDAAHGVRQFGLDAVALQEDLTQKWNQNVAHPHLTFIPTHALFAGHEPNPYFIQYNPQRWFNEMAEENGYVNDEGKVVSTTSTTTLMFYHPNITGHSEIGKYLYNQIGVPASARDKQSYARPIDVTFLVEASSQTKAKLPEIKKQIRRIAVETFDASANANQKARFSLKSFVGEDPISDEQAQPDADLPEVPQPDASSPVEPVTPDLPEAPQPEAVADESAENAAPTDPETATDDTEPAEPTSEPEAAKPADTETPIADAPETPEGPAATTSFGELSNVLDSLNDLDTTSNQNAEDFLTTLKEVTTSSEWREEARKIVVVIGDAETGQNSESLSQSVEQLLLSAFAANTVEFNLIDLDTDRTEPLPSLFTRTGGRMQVLGDLRPLILETPTAKLGQVTTQKVGTTVEFSADGSVSPNSDIMSYGWDFNGDGQPDNTTKENKISHTFTTVGEHTVSVTVTDADNQTAIATIIVDVTEDGDLVDQSVDNCPDIANEDQLDTDNDGIGDACDDLNLVEIQKKVIAGAEAQGFDIHSVLPGATDITLTLETATPQSWNVTLKDSVLSYAATDKAEGGETASAMLTMKVPAGTTFKRSTPETKDMTVRLRLTATKIIPAMKLTPGKQTIPAMELTPGKQTIPAMELTPGKQTIPAMKLTPGKQTIPAMSLTPATKLPQNPKVVDHTTGDVLAHTGTSVGAIALLAMVLLSSGMVLSIRKES; from the coding sequence ATGAAATCTATAACAAAGAAGTTATTCGCAGGTTTTGTTGCCCTGTCGGCATCATTATTCACTGCCTCTCCCGCACTTGCAGATACGTCTCACCAAGATGAAAAATATCTGACACTGACTCTTATTGGTGACTCCTACACAGCCGGTAACGGTGCTGGCCAATACTACGGACCCGCCGAAGCCTATCGCTCCATGCGCAACTGGGGTCACGTTTATGCCGATAAGCTCAATGCCCAAGGCGTTCACACTACAGTACATAACCTTGCCGAATCTGGTCAGGTTACTCAAGGCGTTCTGGACAATCAGATTTCCAAGGTTCCTAGCGATTCCGATATCGTGCTCTTCACTGTCGGCGGCAACGATATCGATTTCCAAAGCATCATTACTGGCTGCTTTGGAGGCACGTGGATTGGGAACTCTTCGTACGATAACTGCAGTGCCGCTCTCAAGCACGCCCAAGATTTACTGCCTCAAACTTTTGCAAATGTTGAGACCATTCTGGAGCAGTTATCCGCAAAACTTTCACCTGATGCTCAGATAGTCATGGTTGGTTATCCGCTTCTTTCTACCGAAGGGGAGTATATTCTGGATAACAGTGGCTGGTTCAGTTCGGCCACGAAATCTATTGATGCCGCTCACGGCGTCCGCCAGTTCGGACTGGATGCAGTCGCGTTGCAAGAGGATCTGACTCAGAAGTGGAACCAGAACGTGGCCCATCCACATCTGACGTTCATTCCGACGCATGCATTGTTCGCTGGACATGAGCCAAATCCGTATTTTATCCAGTACAATCCACAGCGCTGGTTTAACGAAATGGCTGAGGAAAATGGTTATGTTAACGACGAGGGGAAGGTTGTCTCTACGACCTCTACGACGACGTTGATGTTCTACCATCCCAACATCACCGGACACAGTGAAATCGGTAAGTATCTCTATAATCAGATTGGCGTACCAGCGTCGGCACGTGATAAGCAAAGTTACGCACGTCCAATCGATGTTACTTTCCTAGTGGAAGCATCTTCACAGACAAAGGCTAAGCTACCCGAAATTAAGAAGCAGATCCGCCGTATCGCTGTAGAAACTTTTGACGCTTCAGCTAACGCAAACCAAAAGGCACGTTTCAGCTTAAAGTCCTTCGTTGGAGAAGATCCAATTTCTGATGAGCAAGCTCAGCCTGATGCTGACCTCCCCGAAGTTCCCCAGCCTGATGCAAGTTCTCCAGTAGAACCAGTCACACCTGATCTACCGGAAGCCCCTCAGCCAGAGGCCGTTGCCGATGAGTCAGCAGAAAATGCTGCACCAACTGATCCGGAAACTGCAACTGACGATACTGAACCAGCAGAGCCTACATCAGAACCAGAAGCCGCTAAACCAGCAGATACTGAGACTCCGATCGCAGATGCACCCGAGACTCCTGAGGGTCCGGCTGCAACAACATCATTCGGCGAACTATCCAATGTCCTGGACTCACTCAATGATTTAGATACGACCTCGAATCAGAACGCAGAAGATTTCTTGACAACTCTTAAAGAGGTAACGACTTCATCTGAATGGCGCGAAGAAGCCCGCAAGATCGTCGTCGTCATTGGTGATGCTGAAACTGGCCAAAATTCCGAGAGCCTCTCACAGTCCGTCGAACAATTACTTTTGAGCGCATTCGCAGCGAACACAGTCGAATTCAATCTGATTGATCTTGACACTGATCGCACCGAACCGCTTCCGTCTCTCTTCACCCGCACAGGTGGCCGGATGCAAGTCCTAGGAGATCTACGTCCACTAATTCTCGAAACCCCTACCGCTAAACTCGGCCAGGTGACAACACAAAAGGTTGGAACAACCGTTGAGTTCAGCGCTGATGGATCGGTCTCACCTAATAGCGACATCATGTCCTATGGTTGGGACTTCAATGGTGACGGGCAACCAGATAACACCACAAAAGAGAATAAGATTTCGCATACCTTCACAACAGTCGGCGAACACACTGTTTCGGTAACTGTGACAGATGCGGATAATCAGACAGCGATTGCAACCATTATTGTTGACGTGACAGAAGACGGCGACTTGGTGGACCAGAGTGTTGATAACTGCCCTGACATTGCTAATGAAGATCAGCTCGATACCGATAACGATGGAATTGGCGATGCGTGCGACGACCTGAACCTTGTTGAAATTCAGAAGAAGGTGATTGCGGGAGCTGAGGCTCAGGGCTTCGATATTCACTCGGTATTGCCGGGAGCAACCGACATCACGTTGACACTTGAAACCGCTACTCCGCAATCTTGGAATGTGACATTAAAAGACTCGGTACTTTCCTATGCTGCAACCGACAAAGCGGAAGGTGGTGAAACCGCTTCTGCTATGCTGACGATGAAAGTACCTGCTGGAACAACATTTAAGCGGAGCACGCCAGAAACGAAAGATATGACAGTTCGGTTAAGGTTGACTGCAACGAAGATTATTCCAGCAATGAAGCTAACCCCAGGCAAACAAACCATCCCAGCAATGGAACTGACCCCAGGCAAACAAACCATCCCAGCAATGGAACTGACCCCAGGCAAACAAACCATCCCAGCAATGAAGCTAACCCCAGGCAAACAAACCATCCCAGCAATGTCGCTCACACCGGCGACCAAGCTACCGCAGAATCCAAAAGTTGTCGATCATACAACAGGAGATGTGCTAGCACATACGGGAACAAGCGTTGGTGCGATTGCACTACTCGCAATGGTTCTTCTTAGCTCAGGTATGGTTCTTAGCATTCGTAAAGAAAGCTAA